From a single Adhaeribacter swui genomic region:
- a CDS encoding SusC/RagA family TonB-linked outer membrane protein produces MKNVTQRWQRNSCLLLLLALGSPGYSSTLLNPTYSYLKVINWELTGKVTDEKGEPIPGATVVLKGSSAGAATGADGTFTLSVPETAGTLVISFIGYTTQEKAFTGPGAINVTLAEDTKTLQEVVVVGYGTQQKKDVTGSVTQVTAKEFNSGVNPNPLQAIQGKVAGLVITQPNGDPNQNPTIRLRGYTSLAGGSDPLYVVDGIIGVPINSISPTDIETMDVLKDASASAIYGSRAANGVIIITTKRGKAGTTSVSFNNYVAADIISNRLDLLDANAYREQVAKIKGEGSLNDNLRFPKDPSGQGYNTDWFDQISRTGMTNNHDLSIMGGSEAFSYRGSINYIKREGVIKNTGFNRLTGRINLDQKALNNRLNVQYSLSYTQTDQENRNDNIIARATLFLPTLPVKNPDGSYYEIPGTQDLYNPVAMLNNYQNNDFKRVMIGAMNIKYEVLDGFVVGVNGALKNDNTVNSQAYNRNVLAYTSNQGNTSRNLYQTNNKLLEITGSYTKSLGGVNNFNVLGGYSYQDNVDDGFGANNNNYISGLYEQFGYNNLSGGRGTLLSGRSDYATSYRNRTTLVSFFGRATVNLQDKYNLTATVRQDGSSKFGANNKWAVFPSFAAGWTISNESFLQGNKALSYLKLRAGWGQTGNSEGISPYQSLFLYGRQGTYYDGSIGDFVPGYAVTQNSNPNLKWEIIQQANIGIDFTLFGRINGTVDVYDKRTKDMLYNYNVPSNGQYFVNTITANVGEMSNKGIELSLSSDIVKTDNFSWNARIVGTAYKNNIESLQNDMFDVGIIRYNEFGGRGLSDVFASQLREGHPLGEFFIPKFEGFSTDGKVLMEGQDGTPTTDYTKAKLYEAGVAQPRLSASFINTFQHGNFDLNFQLRGVFGNKIMNNLRSNLTIPGSILESNQLTEIANYQTNYSANQLSDLWLESGAFVRLDNFQLGYNVPVNAKIVKNARVYFGGNNLFVITKYKGIDPELEVRGDLRDNGRSQRPNTLGLDNTGIYPKTRSFQLGVNLTF; encoded by the coding sequence ATGAAAAACGTTACTCAACGTTGGCAACGGAATAGTTGCTTACTTTTATTATTAGCACTAGGAAGCCCGGGGTATTCCAGTACGCTATTAAATCCTACCTACTCTTATCTAAAAGTTATTAATTGGGAGCTTACCGGTAAAGTTACCGATGAAAAAGGAGAGCCTATTCCGGGTGCTACCGTAGTTTTAAAAGGTTCTTCTGCAGGTGCCGCCACCGGGGCCGATGGTACCTTTACTCTATCGGTGCCGGAAACGGCGGGTACTCTGGTAATTTCGTTTATTGGTTATACTACTCAGGAAAAAGCGTTTACCGGACCAGGGGCAATTAATGTTACGCTTGCGGAAGATACCAAAACCTTACAGGAAGTAGTGGTAGTGGGTTACGGAACGCAGCAAAAGAAAGATGTAACCGGATCAGTAACCCAGGTTACAGCTAAGGAATTTAACTCTGGTGTAAATCCTAATCCGCTGCAAGCCATTCAAGGGAAAGTAGCCGGCTTGGTTATTACGCAACCTAACGGCGACCCTAACCAGAATCCTACCATCCGTTTAAGAGGTTATACTTCCCTGGCTGGGGGTAGCGATCCGCTTTACGTGGTAGATGGAATTATTGGCGTGCCTATCAACAGTATTTCTCCAACCGATATTGAAACCATGGACGTGCTGAAAGATGCCTCCGCATCGGCTATTTATGGTTCCCGGGCTGCAAATGGGGTAATTATTATTACTACTAAAAGAGGTAAAGCCGGTACTACCAGCGTTAGTTTCAACAACTATGTAGCCGCTGATATTATCTCTAATCGGCTCGACTTGTTAGATGCGAATGCTTACCGGGAACAAGTAGCTAAAATTAAAGGCGAGGGTTCCTTAAATGATAACTTACGTTTTCCTAAGGATCCCAGCGGACAAGGTTATAACACCGATTGGTTTGATCAAATCAGCCGCACCGGTATGACGAATAACCATGACCTGTCTATTATGGGTGGTAGCGAAGCTTTTTCTTACCGGGGCTCTATTAACTATATTAAACGGGAAGGGGTAATTAAAAATACGGGCTTCAACCGCTTAACCGGTAGAATTAACTTAGACCAAAAAGCGCTGAATAACCGCTTAAATGTGCAGTATAGCTTATCTTATACGCAAACCGACCAGGAAAACCGGAACGATAATATTATTGCCCGGGCTACCTTGTTTTTACCTACTTTGCCTGTTAAAAACCCAGACGGTTCTTACTACGAAATTCCCGGAACGCAAGACCTTTACAATCCGGTGGCGATGCTGAATAATTACCAGAATAATGATTTTAAACGGGTAATGATTGGCGCTATGAACATTAAATACGAAGTGCTGGATGGTTTTGTAGTGGGCGTAAACGGGGCCTTAAAAAATGACAATACGGTAAATAGCCAGGCTTATAACCGAAACGTATTGGCTTATACTTCTAACCAAGGTAATACTTCCCGCAACTTGTATCAAACCAATAATAAGTTATTAGAAATTACCGGTTCTTATACCAAGTCATTAGGTGGCGTAAACAACTTTAATGTTTTAGGTGGTTATTCTTACCAAGATAACGTGGATGATGGTTTTGGTGCCAATAACAACAACTATATCAGTGGTTTATATGAGCAGTTTGGTTATAACAACTTATCAGGTGGTCGGGGTACTTTATTATCTGGCCGTTCGGATTATGCTACTTCTTACCGCAACCGCACTACCCTGGTATCTTTCTTTGGCCGGGCAACTGTGAATTTACAAGACAAATATAACCTGACTGCCACCGTGCGTCAGGATGGTAGCTCTAAGTTCGGGGCTAATAACAAATGGGCGGTTTTCCCTTCCTTTGCCGCCGGATGGACTATTTCTAACGAAAGCTTCCTGCAAGGCAACAAAGCGCTTAGTTATTTAAAATTGCGGGCTGGCTGGGGACAAACCGGTAACTCCGAAGGTATTTCTCCTTATCAGTCTTTATTCTTGTATGGCCGCCAAGGAACTTATTATGATGGTAGCATTGGCGATTTTGTACCGGGTTATGCCGTTACGCAAAATAGTAACCCTAACCTGAAATGGGAAATTATTCAGCAAGCTAACATCGGTATCGACTTTACTTTATTCGGACGGATAAACGGTACTGTGGATGTGTACGACAAGCGTACCAAAGACATGTTGTATAACTACAACGTACCTTCTAACGGACAGTACTTTGTAAATACCATTACCGCTAACGTAGGCGAAATGAGTAATAAAGGGATTGAGTTGTCTTTAAGCTCCGACATTGTTAAAACCGATAACTTCTCCTGGAATGCCCGGATTGTAGGTACTGCTTACAAAAACAACATTGAAAGCTTACAGAACGACATGTTTGACGTAGGTATTATCCGGTACAATGAGTTTGGTGGACGGGGATTATCGGATGTGTTTGCTTCGCAGCTGCGGGAAGGTCATCCACTGGGAGAGTTTTTTATCCCTAAATTTGAAGGCTTTAGCACCGATGGTAAAGTTTTAATGGAAGGCCAAGACGGAACTCCAACTACTGATTATACTAAAGCCAAGTTATACGAAGCCGGCGTAGCCCAACCTCGTTTATCTGCTTCGTTTATAAATACTTTCCAGCATGGTAATTTTGACTTAAACTTCCAGTTGCGCGGGGTATTTGGTAACAAAATCATGAACAACCTGCGTTCTAACTTAACCATTCCGGGTAGTATCCTGGAAAGTAACCAGCTTACCGAAATTGCTAACTACCAAACGAACTATAGCGCCAACCAATTATCTGATTTATGGCTGGAAAGTGGCGCCTTTGTTCGGTTAGATAATTTCCAGTTAGGTTACAATGTTCCTGTTAATGCTAAAATTGTTAAAAATGCCCGCGTGTATTTTGGCGGTAATAACTTATTTGTAATTACAAAATACAAAGGCATTGACCCTGAATTAGAAGTACGCGGCGACTTACGGGATAATGGCAGAAGCCAACGGCCTAACACCCTTGGTTTAGATAATACCGGTATTTATCCAAAAACCAGATCTTTCCAGTTGGGTGTAAACTTAACTTTCTAG
- a CDS encoding RagB/SusD family nutrient uptake outer membrane protein, which produces MNKYIKPLLFAGSALGLLFVQSCTDLDEEVSDQLSQDAFGNNPEQLSALIGPLYGELGGYFDRYQQLNATTDEQIVPTRGGDWKDGDAWKRLYQHTWNPSQDDGAFNGLWTWVYNNSTAINRQLANPAITDKATIAELKTLRAFYHYIAMDHFGNVIIAETVGTESPEQKSRAEVYAWVEKELLAALPDLPETVGAVQYGRMNKYVANMILAKLYLNAQVYTGTPQWAKVIEQTDLIINSGKYQMATDFLSNFSITNQTSPEIILATPFDKSKRGGMNIQMRTLHYLNQQTYNIGTAPWNGYATLAEFYNSFEDKDVRKKMWIVGQQYKADGTPLLDDGQPLAFTPEIPAFEMPAGPVARAAGVRSQKYEIQRNNPNTDQDNDFVIFRLGDVYLMRGEARFRNGDLAGALEDFNFIRELRGVDPFTTLNEDMILAERGRELAWEYHRRQDLIRFGKYTAARRFKEQSEDFRNLFPIPTSQISLNPKLKQNPGY; this is translated from the coding sequence ATGAATAAATATATTAAACCTTTACTTTTCGCTGGTTCGGCACTTGGGCTGCTATTTGTCCAATCCTGTACCGATCTGGACGAAGAAGTAAGTGATCAGCTTTCGCAGGATGCTTTTGGGAATAATCCCGAGCAACTTAGCGCATTAATCGGGCCGCTTTACGGCGAATTGGGCGGTTACTTCGACCGGTATCAGCAGCTTAATGCTACTACCGATGAACAAATTGTACCTACCCGCGGTGGTGACTGGAAAGATGGCGATGCCTGGAAACGCCTTTACCAGCATACCTGGAACCCATCGCAGGACGATGGTGCCTTTAACGGGCTCTGGACCTGGGTTTACAATAACTCTACTGCTATTAACCGGCAATTAGCTAACCCGGCCATTACCGATAAAGCCACTATTGCGGAATTAAAAACCCTGCGGGCATTTTACCATTACATCGCTATGGATCATTTTGGCAACGTAATTATTGCCGAAACGGTAGGTACCGAAAGCCCGGAGCAAAAATCCAGAGCCGAAGTATATGCCTGGGTAGAAAAAGAATTGCTGGCCGCTTTACCAGATTTACCGGAAACAGTAGGTGCGGTGCAGTACGGCCGGATGAACAAGTATGTAGCCAACATGATTTTAGCGAAGCTGTACCTAAACGCGCAAGTATATACCGGTACACCCCAGTGGGCTAAAGTTATTGAGCAAACCGATTTGATAATCAACTCGGGTAAATACCAGATGGCTACCGACTTTTTATCTAATTTCAGTATCACTAACCAAACTTCGCCTGAAATTATTCTGGCTACGCCTTTCGATAAAAGTAAACGGGGTGGCATGAATATTCAGATGCGGACGCTGCATTATTTAAACCAGCAAACGTATAACATTGGTACTGCTCCCTGGAATGGTTACGCTACTTTAGCTGAGTTTTATAACTCCTTCGAAGATAAAGACGTGCGTAAAAAAATGTGGATTGTGGGCCAGCAGTATAAAGCCGATGGTACGCCGCTGTTAGACGATGGCCAGCCTTTAGCTTTTACTCCCGAAATTCCAGCCTTTGAAATGCCAGCCGGCCCTGTAGCCCGGGCCGCCGGGGTAAGAAGCCAGAAGTACGAAATTCAAAGAAATAACCCAAACACCGACCAGGACAATGACTTTGTTATCTTCCGTTTAGGCGATGTTTACCTTATGCGGGGCGAAGCTCGTTTCCGGAATGGGGATCTGGCCGGAGCTCTGGAAGATTTTAACTTTATCCGGGAATTAAGAGGCGTAGATCCGTTTACAACGCTTAATGAAGATATGATTTTAGCGGAGCGTGGCCGCGAACTCGCCTGGGAGTATCACCGCCGGCAAGATTTAATTCGTTTCGGAAAATATACTGCCGCCAGAAGGTTTAAGGAGCAATCAGAAGATTTTAGAAATTTGTTCCCGATACCAACCAGCCAGATTTCATTAAATCCGAAGCTGAAACAAAATCCGGGTTATTAA
- a CDS encoding VCBS repeat-containing protein has protein sequence MRKILIFVFLTLLGCRDKSQNSESNPKTPTDPLFETLSPQQTNIYFTNQVTDDKEFNIFNYRNFYNGGGVALGDVNNDGLSDVFLISNMQENKLFLNKGNFTFQDITVEAGVAGKRAWSTGATFADVNGDGLIDIYVCNSGNRSQDDRANELYICTGLSDKGIPTYTEKADEYRLNDKGYSTHAAFFDYDRDGDLDMFLLNNSFIPVGRLQYSNLREQRDSLGGHKFFRNDGARFTDVSEEAGIYGSIIGFGLGITVGDVNNDNWLDIYISNDFYEHDYLYINNKNGTFTESSKDWMQHQSLSSMGADIADINNDGNLDIFVTDMLPGNDRRLKTMFTTDSYELFQLKLSRDFHYQYLQNMLHLNNGDGAFNEVARLAGVQATDWSWGALLFDMDNDGLKDIFVANGIAKDITDQDFVNFLADENNMRQMAAGKKFNFKEFLDKIPATPIPNYAFKNYGNLKFKNHSFDWGLGEPSFSNGAAYGDLDNDGDLDLVVNNVNTPVSIFRNQTTEKLKNAFLRVKLKGPDKNPNGVGAKVYIYQKDKKIYQQQIPNRGFESSVDPVLVFGLGKTAAIDSVRIIWPDDKMQVLPQVKSNQDLLLDYKQANQTYKFKNTPVKKTFTDVTDQVKLNYQHVESNFVDYNRDGLLKQMLSTQGPALATGDVNGDGLEDVFVGGAAGSAKKLYIQQKNGTFTDKSPVAFKADSIYEDVDAVFFDADNDQDLDLYVVTGSNEFEANAPELLDRFYRNDGKGNFTRDDRLPNIAENGSCVAAADFDLDGDIDLFIGSRMISGKYGYDPPSFLYINDGSGNFKNYTKRYLPKNELGMVTDAVWADVDGDKYPELIVVGDWMSVEIYKNNKGRQLLNSKPAEFKNLTGWWNTIKAADVDGDGDVDFILGNAGRNSRITATAQQPAELYAGDFDKNGSVEQIISCYSEDGKSYPMVLKHDLQKQVPGIKKKFIKYANFANKQVTDIFSEEDLQDAIVKKVANPNTTILINNGNFKFLPKALPIEAQFSPIYGIETLDYNHDGITDLLLTGNFFDVLPELGRYDANLGLMLQGLGKGNFSAVPPQKSGLHVKGQVRRSQIITGANGQPLLILAKNNDKLQVYRYQK, from the coding sequence ATGCGCAAAATTTTAATTTTTGTTTTTCTTACTCTGCTGGGGTGTCGCGATAAAAGTCAAAATTCCGAATCTAACCCGAAAACGCCCACCGATCCTCTGTTTGAAACTTTATCTCCGCAACAAACCAATATTTATTTTACCAACCAGGTAACTGACGATAAAGAGTTTAATATTTTTAATTATCGCAATTTTTATAACGGCGGTGGCGTAGCCCTCGGTGATGTAAATAATGATGGGTTGTCCGATGTTTTCCTGATTTCGAACATGCAGGAAAATAAATTATTCCTGAACAAAGGAAACTTTACCTTTCAAGATATAACGGTAGAGGCCGGGGTAGCTGGTAAACGGGCCTGGAGTACCGGGGCTACTTTTGCCGATGTAAATGGCGATGGCCTGATAGATATATACGTGTGCAATTCCGGTAACCGAAGCCAGGACGACCGCGCGAATGAATTGTATATCTGCACGGGCTTATCTGATAAAGGCATTCCTACTTATACCGAAAAAGCGGATGAATATAGATTAAATGATAAGGGCTACTCTACCCACGCCGCTTTTTTTGATTATGACCGCGACGGCGACTTAGATATGTTTTTGCTGAATAACAGCTTTATTCCGGTGGGGCGCCTGCAGTACAGCAATTTGCGCGAACAGCGCGACTCGCTGGGTGGGCATAAGTTTTTCCGGAACGATGGTGCACGCTTTACCGATGTAAGCGAAGAAGCTGGTATTTACGGCAGCATTATTGGTTTTGGCTTGGGCATTACGGTAGGCGATGTAAATAACGATAATTGGCTGGATATTTACATTTCTAACGATTTTTACGAGCACGATTACCTATACATCAATAACAAAAATGGTACTTTCACGGAATCGTCGAAAGATTGGATGCAGCACCAGAGCTTATCATCTATGGGGGCCGATATAGCGGACATTAACAACGACGGTAACCTGGATATTTTTGTAACGGATATGCTGCCCGGCAACGACCGCCGCCTGAAAACCATGTTTACTACCGATAGTTATGAGCTGTTTCAACTAAAACTTTCCCGCGATTTTCATTACCAGTACTTACAGAATATGTTGCACCTGAATAACGGCGATGGTGCTTTTAACGAAGTGGCCCGTTTAGCCGGGGTGCAGGCCACCGATTGGAGTTGGGGCGCTTTGCTCTTTGACATGGACAATGATGGCCTGAAAGATATATTCGTCGCCAATGGTATTGCCAAAGATATTACCGATCAGGATTTTGTAAATTTTTTAGCCGACGAAAATAATATGCGGCAAATGGCGGCCGGTAAAAAATTTAATTTTAAAGAATTTCTAGATAAGATACCGGCTACTCCTATTCCGAACTACGCTTTTAAAAATTACGGAAATTTAAAATTTAAAAATCACTCCTTTGATTGGGGCTTAGGCGAACCGAGTTTCTCTAATGGGGCGGCTTACGGCGATTTAGATAACGATGGCGATTTAGATCTGGTAGTAAATAATGTAAATACCCCGGTTTCTATTTTTCGTAACCAAACTACCGAAAAATTAAAAAATGCCTTTTTACGGGTAAAGTTAAAAGGCCCGGATAAAAACCCGAATGGCGTAGGAGCTAAGGTTTATATATATCAAAAAGACAAAAAAATATACCAGCAGCAAATCCCCAATCGAGGCTTTGAGTCATCCGTAGATCCGGTTTTAGTTTTTGGCCTGGGTAAAACGGCTGCCATCGATTCGGTACGTATTATCTGGCCCGATGATAAAATGCAGGTTTTGCCGCAGGTAAAATCTAACCAAGACTTATTGCTCGATTATAAACAGGCTAACCAAACGTATAAATTTAAAAATACACCGGTTAAGAAAACTTTTACCGATGTAACCGACCAAGTAAAGCTCAACTACCAGCACGTAGAAAGCAATTTTGTAGATTATAACCGCGACGGCTTATTAAAGCAAATGCTCTCGACACAAGGCCCCGCCTTAGCTACCGGCGACGTAAACGGGGATGGCCTGGAAGATGTGTTTGTAGGGGGGGCAGCTGGTTCTGCGAAAAAACTTTACATTCAACAAAAGAACGGTACTTTCACGGATAAATCGCCGGTTGCTTTTAAAGCCGATAGTATCTACGAAGATGTAGACGCTGTTTTCTTTGACGCCGACAACGACCAGGATCTGGATTTGTATGTAGTAACCGGAAGCAACGAATTTGAAGCGAATGCGCCGGAACTGCTGGACCGGTTTTACCGGAATGATGGTAAAGGTAATTTTACCCGGGATGATCGTTTGCCCAATATTGCCGAAAATGGTTCCTGCGTAGCCGCCGCAGATTTTGACCTGGACGGCGACATAGATTTGTTTATTGGCAGCCGCATGATTTCGGGCAAATACGGCTACGACCCACCGAGCTTTTTGTATATAAACGACGGAAGCGGAAATTTTAAAAATTATACCAAACGCTACTTGCCCAAAAATGAATTGGGCATGGTTACCGACGCTGTCTGGGCCGATGTAGACGGCGATAAATATCCGGAGTTAATTGTAGTGGGCGATTGGATGTCCGTTGAAATTTATAAAAACAATAAAGGCCGCCAGTTATTAAACAGTAAACCAGCCGAATTTAAAAATTTAACAGGCTGGTGGAATACCATTAAAGCTGCCGATGTAGATGGCGATGGCGATGTAGACTTTATCTTGGGTAACGCCGGTAGAAACAGCCGCATTACGGCTACCGCCCAGCAACCTGCCGAATTATACGCCGGTGATTTCGATAAAAATGGTTCGGTAGAACAGATTATATCGTGTTATTCCGAAGATGGGAAAAGCTACCCCATGGTTCTGAAACACGATTTACAAAAACAGGTGCCCGGCATTAAAAAGAAATTTATTAAGTACGCCAACTTCGCTAATAAACAAGTAACTGATATTTTCTCGGAAGAAGATTTACAAGATGCCATTGTAAAAAAAGTTGCCAACCCCAATACTACCATCCTGATTAACAACGGAAATTTTAAATTTTTACCCAAAGCTTTACCCATCGAAGCACAATTTTCTCCTATTTACGGCATCGAAACCTTAGATTATAACCACGATGGGATTACCGATTTGCTGCTAACCGGTAACTTTTTTGATGTACTCCCGGAACTTGGCCGTTACGATGCTAATTTGGGTTTAATGCTGCAAGGCTTGGGCAAAGGCAACTTTAGCGCGGTACCCCCGCAAAAATCCGGATTACATGTGAAAGGACAGGTGCGCCGTTCCCAAATTATAACAGGAGCCAACGGCCAGCCACTTCTTATTTTAGCTAAAAACAATGACAAATTACAAGTATATCGTTACCAAAAATAA